TCGACAATCTTTCTTTATTGTCCATCACAGTCCTTTAATAACACTGCGTATTCTTTGTGTAGAACACAGTATTACCCTAAAGGGTTTAGTCGCTGGATGAACGGGAAGTGGGGCAACCCAACCGCCGGGGGGTCGATCGTTCGCTAACCAACCAATCGGGTTACGCGCAACCGGACCACTGCAAAAAAGGTTGGAATCACGAGGTCAGCACGTTTTCTGTATTTACGGTATGGTATGGTAATTACTAGTATTAAATACTGTGATGGAGAAGGCTTCCATCACGTGGCGATCAGCGCCCCACAGTGAACGCTCGACACTGACTGGTCCGAGATGGATACTACTAGTACTAGTACCGAGTATGGATGCTCCAAAGTACGTGTTTGTGGTCTAATTCGGAATTGCGTGGTCGCCTGCCATTGGTAGACTCACTCAACTCATTCATCGGAGACAAAGAATGTGTGACCCTGCAGTATGCCGTCGACTGGTCATTTCAGTTTTGTCGAGTCGTACAGGTTGACATGGATGACTGCTGTACACTCTACATCCTTGCAGACAACAGACAATGAGGTGATTGTGTGGTATTTGGTCTGCTTGCCCTTGCTTGAGTAACAATCGAAttgtctttttctttttggtcgGAAAGAATAGCAGTCTATATACACTACTCTTCATCGTCACCCTCATCATCgccctccccttcctcttcatccgcatcgtcatcattgtcatcatattCAACCCCCATCTCTCCCGTGATATCCCACCGATCGCCCTTGGCCGCTGCACTAACGTACTTGACGAACTTCAGCGTCCCCTGATCCCGCAACACAATGCTCAGTCGGTTCCAGCCCGCTGCAGTTGTGAGTAAAATCCCGTCGTCTTCATCGGCATCGGCGGAACGGTAGATCGCTGcgtcctcctcgtcatcgccatcgccagCCATGTAGAGTTCGTAGCCGCCAACGGCTAggtcctcgtcgtcgtcggcGGACTTGATCTTACCCTTGGGTTCGCTGCTTTCTGCGGATTCGCCGTTCTTGTTCTCATTgtcttcgtcctcttcctcctcatcagaCTGCTTCTCCCATCCCGGTGTCGGGGTCAGACCAAGAGTGAACTCCAGTCGCGGCTCCTCGCCGTCGTAGCCACTGGCCAATGTGTAGTCCTGTCCGCGACGGAACCGCCGGGCCAATACATTATGGCTCGTCACCCGATCAGACCCCGTAACATGCTTCAGCCATTTCCGGAACGCCTGCGACGGGAACAGATCGTTCAGTAGTTCGTCGATCGGCGATTTAGATTCCGTCGCCGATGGCTGCTTATACACATATCGCTGCTTATGCGGCGGTCGAGCCACCGTCCACCCCGTCTGTGCATGGATCTCCTCTGCTGACGGGGGCAGACCCtgcttctcctgctcttcgaTGTATGACCGCACTCGGGTGGCGAATTTGTCTGACAGGAAACGCTCAAGACTGAGGGATGACTCGTTGCTGAACGTCTCTGACATTTCCTCCGCAATGTCCGGGGTCAGGTACGACGGCTTGATGTACTGCACTAAGAACCCAAGGTCCGATTCGGTGAATTCGGTTCCGGTTAtctcttcgtcctcgtccttgGCCTTGCCTTTACCCTTGCCCTTGTCCTCATCGACTGGCTTCTCATCGTACACGACCGTCTGCGGCTGCGGCAGGTCGTAGATGTCACCACGTCCCTGCAATTGAGCCAAACTGCTGCGCTCTGCcagcttctcctccagaCCCGGCTCGAATCCATCCTCGCCCTCCTGGGGAATGTGGAACCAGCCACTGATCGCCATACGGACCCGCTTCTTCGACTTGTCCTCCCCCTCTTTGGGATAGTACACCTCCTCCACATCGTGGAAACTCTCGCCGGGCTGCACAGTGAAGAAACTGAGCTGGTTGAACGCTGGTGGAATGCTG
This Aspergillus chevalieri M1 DNA, chromosome 3, nearly complete sequence DNA region includes the following protein-coding sequences:
- a CDS encoding oxidative DNA demethylase (BUSCO:EOG09260ZG2;~COG:B;~EggNog:ENOG410PGA6;~InterPro:IPR005123,IPR043044,IPR006620,IPR039558, IPR019601;~PFAM:PF10637,PF13640,PF13661;~go_function: GO:0005506 - iron ion binding [Evidence IEA];~go_function: GO:0016491 - oxidoreductase activity [Evidence IEA];~go_function: GO:0016705 - oxidoreductase activity, acting on paired donors, with incorporation or reduction of molecular oxygen [Evidence IEA];~go_function: GO:0016706 - 2-oxoglutarate-dependent dioxygenase activity [Evidence IEA];~go_function: GO:0031418 - L-ascorbic acid binding [Evidence IEA];~go_process: GO:0055114 - oxidation-reduction process [Evidence IEA]) — protein: MKRKTGRESQGTNGQPDSKKRALSHEEVATRFREGLFDSAELQKYTTAYAESKPYLHGVIHPVFNDSLLRAVRDEIQEHLHFTEKETDIYKIFQSGDLANLDGLDDASLSRLPSLLKLRDAMYSQRFREYLAGVTGSGKLSGRKTDMAINVYNEGCHLLCHDDVIGSRRLSYILYLTDPDTPWQAEWGGALRLYPTTTEKDVNGEDVKIPSPDYSLSIPPAFNQLSFFTVQPGESFHDVEEVYYPKEGEDKSKKRVRMAISGWFHIPQEGEDGFEPGLEEKLAERSSLAQLQGRGDIYDLPQPQTVVYDEKPVDEDKGKGKGKAKDEDEEITGTEFTESDLGFLVQYIKPSYLTPDIAEEMSETFSNESSLSLERFLSDKFATRVRSYIEEQEKQGLPPSAEEIHAQTGWTVARPPHKQRYVYKQPSATESKSPIDELLNDLFPSQAFRKWLKHVTGSDRVTSHNVLARRFRRGQDYTLASGYDGEEPRLEFTLGLTPTPGWEKQSDEEEEDEDNENKNGESAESSEPKGKIKSADDDEDLAVGGYELYMAGDGDDEEDAAIYRSADADEDDGILLTTAAGWNRLSIVLRDQGTLKFVKYVSAAAKGDRWDITGEMGVEYDDNDDDADEEEGEGDDEGDDEE